In one Aquabacterium sp. OR-4 genomic region, the following are encoded:
- a CDS encoding PEP-CTERM sorting domain-containing protein has protein sequence MTAPKTRKNRFLALAPMAVASVLALSAPMSANALNVVYDSLLATGTYSMNNGPLVNVLPWLDTPTSKDVLHFGYAGVSSVGMHSYGDVAGSFGSRSSGGGVYDVTGSFSITLTVTNDQLTAQALKFDYYITPGSLNLTPFGYTGSQFAEASVGFAITTSDNRASWATSAYLRHDAGGTTYTETGEDIYGGSGDSRTVEGGSKSLDLGVLNAGESVSLTYTLTSAAKGDAVNGTATVVPAWDEVIPAHWIEYTDCGYGYGGYGEMPQLARMAASDFEGEGDCKLVREFVPESVLHHPEVIISDGTTGGSHSSSGDPFTFNSLDQFASVYSTAVLPAGQTQQAQISVPEPGALSLVAMALAGLGWTARRRRS, from the coding sequence ATGACCGCCCCGAAGACCCGCAAGAACCGTTTCCTGGCGCTGGCGCCGATGGCCGTGGCCAGCGTGCTGGCCCTGTCGGCACCCATGAGCGCCAACGCGCTGAACGTGGTGTACGACAGCCTGCTGGCCACCGGCACCTACTCGATGAACAACGGCCCGCTGGTCAACGTGCTGCCCTGGCTGGACACCCCCACCTCGAAGGACGTGCTGCACTTCGGCTACGCCGGCGTCAGCTCGGTGGGCATGCACAGCTACGGCGACGTCGCGGGCAGCTTCGGCTCGCGTTCGTCGGGCGGCGGCGTGTACGACGTGACCGGCAGCTTTTCGATCACCCTGACCGTCACCAACGACCAGCTCACCGCCCAGGCGCTGAAGTTCGACTACTACATCACGCCCGGTTCGCTGAACCTCACGCCCTTCGGCTACACCGGCAGCCAGTTCGCCGAAGCCAGCGTGGGCTTTGCGATCACCACCTCCGACAACCGCGCCAGCTGGGCCACCTCGGCCTATCTGCGCCATGACGCCGGCGGCACGACCTACACCGAAACCGGCGAAGACATCTACGGCGGCAGCGGCGATTCGCGCACCGTCGAAGGCGGCAGCAAGTCGCTGGATCTGGGCGTGCTGAACGCCGGCGAGTCGGTGAGCCTGACCTACACCCTGACCTCGGCTGCCAAGGGCGACGCCGTGAACGGCACGGCCACCGTGGTGCCGGCCTGGGACGAGGTGATCCCGGCGCACTGGATCGAGTACACCGACTGCGGCTACGGCTACGGCGGCTACGGCGAGATGCCCCAGCTGGCCCGCATGGCCGCGTCCGACTTCGAAGGCGAAGGCGACTGCAAGCTGGTGCGCGAGTTCGTGCCCGAGTCGGTGCTGCACCACCCCGAGGTCATCATCTCCGACGGCACCACCGGTGGCTCGCACTCCAGTTCGGGTGACCCGTTCACCTTCAACTCGCTTGACCAGTTCGCCAGCGTCTACTCCACCGCCGTGCTGCCGGCCGGCCAGACCCAGCAGGCACAGATCAGCGTGCCCGAGCCCGGTGCGCTGTCGCTGGTGGCCATGGCACTGGCCGGCCTGGGCTGGACGGCGCGCCGCCGCCGCAGCTGA
- the uvrA gene encoding excinuclease ABC subunit UvrA, whose protein sequence is MSRPSPAEAATAAQAPAATPKPPAITASSHLQIRGARTHNLKAIDLDIPKHSLVVITGLSGSGKSSLAFDTLYAEGQRRYVESLSAYARQFLQLMDKPDVDVIEGLAPAISIEQKATSHNPRSTVGTVTEIHDYLRLLFARAGTPFCPDHNLPLQAQSVGQMVDFVLALPEDTKLMILSPVVRDRKGEFVELFAEMQAKGYVRFRVDGQIVEATELPALKKNEKHDIDVVIDRLKARPDAKQRLAESFEAALRAADGRAIAFEMDTGKEHLFSSKFACPVCSYALAELEPRLFSFNAPMGACPHCDGLGQQTVFDPERVVAFPSLSLAGGAVKGWDRRNAYTFSLLESVAAHYGFDIEAPFEELPPSARHTLLHGSGTDQIEFVYQSETAKGKPRMVKRAHPFEGIIPNFERRYKETDSVTVREDLARYQAAKPCAHCHGTRLRREARHVFLVGADRADGQPAVPRQAIFEIEHATLAEALAYFEALHLTGAKAEIADKVVREIRARLKFLNDVGLNYLSLDRSADTLSGGEAQRIRLASQIGSGLTGVMYVLDEPSIGLHQRDNERLIGTLRHLRDLGNSVLVVEHDEDMIRAADHVIDMGPGAGVHGGRVIAQGTPEAVAAHPESLTGRYLSQVLRIEVPKQRRAWAAAPSPAPEPEATAPRKRLPDGSWPSFTQSTATSLRIANARGNNLKGVTVDIPVGLLTCVTGVSGSGKSTLINDTLYAAVAKKLYQSHTEPEAHDEIEGLDAFDKVINVDQSPIGRTPRSNPATYTGLFTPIRELFAEVPMARERGYGAGRFSFNVAGGRCEACQGDGVIKVEMHFLPDVYVPCDTCASKRYNRETLEVLYKGRNIHEVLAMTVEEARGFFSAVPALARKLQTLLDVGLGYITLGQSATTLSGGEAQRVKLALELSKRDTGRTLYILDEPTTGLHFADIELLLRVLHQLREAGNTIVVIEHNLDVIKTADWLIDMGPEGGAGGGTVVAAGTPEDVAACEASFTGRFLKPLLAR, encoded by the coding sequence ATGTCCCGCCCGTCTCCCGCCGAAGCCGCCACCGCAGCCCAGGCCCCGGCCGCCACGCCGAAACCGCCCGCCATCACCGCGTCCAGCCACCTGCAGATCCGCGGTGCGCGCACGCACAACCTCAAGGCCATCGACCTCGACATCCCCAAGCACAGCCTGGTGGTGATCACCGGCCTGTCGGGCTCGGGCAAGAGCAGCCTGGCCTTCGACACGCTGTACGCCGAGGGCCAGCGCCGCTATGTGGAAAGCCTGAGCGCCTATGCGCGCCAGTTTCTGCAGCTGATGGACAAGCCCGATGTGGATGTGATCGAGGGCCTGGCACCGGCCATCAGCATCGAGCAGAAGGCCACCAGCCACAACCCGCGCTCCACCGTGGGCACGGTGACCGAGATCCACGACTACCTGCGCCTGCTGTTCGCACGTGCCGGCACGCCCTTCTGCCCTGATCACAACCTGCCGCTGCAGGCGCAGAGCGTGGGCCAGATGGTGGATTTCGTGCTGGCCCTGCCCGAGGACACCAAGCTGATGATCCTGAGCCCGGTGGTGCGCGACCGCAAGGGCGAGTTCGTCGAGCTGTTCGCCGAGATGCAGGCCAAGGGCTATGTGCGCTTTCGCGTCGACGGCCAGATCGTCGAGGCCACCGAGCTGCCGGCGCTGAAGAAGAACGAGAAGCACGACATCGACGTGGTGATCGACCGGCTCAAGGCCCGGCCCGACGCCAAGCAGCGCCTGGCCGAGAGCTTTGAGGCCGCGCTGCGCGCCGCCGACGGGCGGGCCATCGCCTTCGAGATGGACACCGGCAAGGAGCATCTCTTTTCCAGCAAGTTCGCCTGCCCGGTGTGCAGCTACGCGCTGGCCGAGCTGGAGCCGCGGCTGTTCTCGTTCAATGCGCCGATGGGCGCCTGCCCGCACTGCGACGGCCTGGGGCAGCAGACGGTGTTCGATCCCGAGCGCGTGGTGGCATTCCCCAGCCTGAGCCTGGCCGGTGGCGCGGTGAAGGGCTGGGACCGGCGCAACGCCTACACCTTCAGCCTGCTGGAGAGCGTGGCCGCGCACTACGGCTTCGACATCGAGGCGCCGTTCGAGGAGCTGCCGCCCAGCGCGCGGCACACGCTGCTGCACGGCTCGGGCACCGACCAGATCGAGTTCGTCTACCAGTCGGAGACGGCCAAGGGCAAGCCGCGCATGGTCAAGCGTGCCCATCCCTTCGAGGGGATCATTCCCAACTTCGAGCGCCGCTACAAGGAGACCGATTCGGTCACCGTGCGCGAAGACCTGGCGCGCTACCAGGCCGCCAAGCCCTGCGCCCACTGCCACGGCACGCGGCTGCGGCGCGAGGCGCGGCATGTGTTTCTGGTGGGCGCCGATCGCGCCGATGGCCAGCCGGCGGTGCCGCGCCAGGCCATCTTCGAGATCGAGCACGCCACGCTGGCCGAGGCGCTGGCGTACTTCGAGGCCCTGCACCTCACCGGCGCCAAGGCCGAGATCGCCGACAAGGTGGTGCGCGAGATCCGCGCGCGGCTGAAGTTCCTGAACGACGTGGGCCTGAACTACCTGAGCCTGGACCGCAGCGCCGACACCCTCAGCGGTGGCGAAGCGCAGCGCATCCGCCTGGCCAGCCAGATCGGCAGCGGCCTGACCGGCGTGATGTACGTGCTGGATGAACCCAGCATCGGCCTGCACCAGCGCGACAACGAGCGCCTGATCGGCACGCTGCGCCACCTGCGCGACCTGGGCAACAGCGTGCTGGTGGTCGAGCACGACGAGGACATGATCCGCGCCGCCGATCATGTCATCGACATGGGCCCCGGCGCCGGCGTGCACGGCGGCCGCGTCATCGCCCAGGGCACGCCCGAGGCCGTGGCCGCCCATCCCGAGAGCCTGACCGGCCGCTACCTCTCGCAGGTGCTGCGCATCGAGGTGCCGAAGCAGCGCCGGGCCTGGGCCGCCGCGCCGTCGCCGGCCCCCGAGCCCGAGGCGACCGCGCCGCGCAAGCGCCTGCCCGACGGCAGCTGGCCCAGCTTCACGCAGAGCACGGCCACCTCGCTGCGCATTGCCAATGCCCGCGGCAACAACCTCAAGGGCGTGACGGTGGACATCCCGGTGGGCCTGCTCACCTGCGTGACCGGCGTCTCGGGCTCGGGCAAGAGCACGCTGATCAACGACACCCTGTACGCGGCGGTGGCCAAGAAGCTGTACCAGAGCCACACCGAACCCGAAGCGCACGACGAGATCGAGGGCCTCGACGCCTTCGACAAGGTGATCAACGTCGACCAGAGCCCGATCGGCCGCACGCCGCGCAGCAACCCGGCCACCTACACCGGGCTGTTCACGCCGATCCGCGAGCTGTTTGCCGAGGTGCCGATGGCGCGCGAGCGCGGCTACGGGGCCGGCCGCTTCAGCTTCAACGTGGCCGGCGGCCGCTGCGAGGCCTGCCAGGGCGACGGTGTGATCAAGGTCGAGATGCACTTTCTGCCCGACGTGTACGTGCCCTGCGACACCTGCGCCAGCAAGCGCTACAACCGCGAGACGCTGGAGGTGCTGTACAAGGGCCGCAACATCCACGAGGTGCTGGCCATGACGGTGGAGGAGGCGCGCGGCTTCTTCAGCGCCGTGCCGGCACTGGCGCGCAAGCTGCAGACGCTGCTGGACGTGGGCCTGGGCTACATCACCCTCGGCCAGAGCGCCACCACGCTGAGCGGCGGCGAGGCGCAGCGCGTGAAGCTGGCGCTCGAGCTCAGCAAGCGCGACACCGGCCGCACGCTCTACATCCTGGACGAGCCCACCACCGGCCTGCACTTCGCCGACATCGAGCTGCTGCTGCGCGTGCTGCACCAGCTGCGCGAGGCCGGCAACACCATCGTGGTGATCGAGCACAACCTCGATGTCATCAAGACCGCCGACTGGCTGATCGACATGGGCCCCGAGGGCGGCGCCGGCGGCGGCACCGTGGTGGCCGCCGGCACACCCGAAGACGTGGCTGCCTGCGAGGCCAGCTTCACCGGGCGCTTTCTGAAGCCGCTGCTGGCGCGTTGA
- a CDS encoding GGDEF domain-containing protein — protein MQYPHTPERSTELLRQALPLMSRQSAALHPMSYAVWYAYVADSASALRVEVDHHLAQRGALDEATTAQLYRRHLADLDPQAAQRVSDGLQQLIGGMSAQAALAKDQTSRYGHALERMAAELAGNTHPDGAPAEAAGPPALLDELRTHTRQMQLDMAQMQQRLSDSQREIDQLRGEVQRARAESQVDALTGLPNRRAFDARLAECLAAASATRTPCLLILDLDHFKRINDSYGHPFGDQVLRAVAQLLQTLVSEPAMAARVGGEEFAVLLPATTLAEALALAEKLRVTVAASRIKRKGSDQPIERISLSQGAALWRPGDVAEALVDRADRALYTAKAAGRDRVAVADH, from the coding sequence ATGCAGTACCCACACACCCCCGAGCGCAGCACCGAGCTGCTGCGACAGGCCCTGCCACTGATGTCGCGCCAGTCGGCGGCGCTGCATCCGATGAGCTATGCAGTCTGGTATGCCTACGTGGCCGACAGCGCCTCGGCGCTGCGGGTGGAGGTTGACCACCACCTGGCACAGCGCGGTGCGCTGGATGAAGCCACCACCGCGCAGCTGTACCGCCGGCACCTGGCCGACCTCGACCCGCAGGCGGCGCAGCGGGTCAGCGACGGGCTGCAGCAGCTGATCGGCGGCATGTCGGCGCAGGCCGCACTGGCCAAGGACCAGACCTCGCGTTACGGCCATGCCCTCGAACGCATGGCCGCCGAGCTGGCCGGCAACACCCACCCCGACGGCGCGCCGGCCGAGGCCGCAGGCCCGCCCGCCCTGCTGGACGAGCTGCGCACCCACACCCGGCAGATGCAGCTCGACATGGCACAGATGCAGCAGCGGCTGTCCGACAGCCAGCGCGAGATCGACCAGCTGCGCGGCGAGGTCCAGCGCGCGCGCGCTGAATCCCAGGTGGACGCACTCACCGGCCTGCCCAACCGCCGCGCCTTCGACGCGCGCCTGGCCGAGTGCCTGGCAGCCGCCAGCGCCACGCGCACGCCCTGCCTGCTGATCCTGGACCTCGACCACTTCAAGCGCATCAATGACAGCTACGGCCACCCGTTCGGTGACCAGGTGCTGCGCGCCGTGGCCCAGCTGCTGCAAACCCTGGTGAGCGAGCCGGCCATGGCCGCCCGCGTGGGCGGAGAAGAATTTGCCGTGCTGCTGCCGGCCACCACGCTGGCCGAGGCGCTGGCACTGGCCGAGAAGCTGCGCGTCACGGTGGCGGCCAGCCGCATCAAGCGCAAGGGCAGCGATCAGCCGATCGAGCGCATCAGCCTGTCGCAGGGCGCGGCCCTGTGGCGGCCGGGCGATGTGGCCGAGGCGCTGGTCGACCGCGCCGACCGCGCGCTGTACACCGCCAAGGCCGCCGGCCGTGACCGGGTGGCCGTGGCCGACCACTGA
- a CDS encoding amidohydrolase family protein, with protein MVLALLPLPGPALATGPAYAGPLFDAHLHYNDEACALGADCPYPLTEVLAMMQRAGVRAVVANSRPNDGTKTLAAATAATRAAGVAVVPFVRLYRNRADYTGWFADDSIAAMVQHELAAGTPAGPYRGLGEFHLYDSRNADGPIARRLMQLAQARDLVVLAHVDDEAIERLMAHAPRARLVWAHTGIGGVPVERVRALLQRHPTLMGELSYRPGLTAHDGRLSAEWQALLAEHSERFLVGSDTWVNPRWGAYETLMAEARRWLGSLPPEAARRIGWGNGARLFGLPDPP; from the coding sequence CTGGTGCTGGCCCTGCTGCCCCTGCCCGGGCCGGCCCTGGCCACCGGCCCGGCCTATGCCGGCCCGCTGTTCGATGCCCACCTGCACTACAACGACGAGGCCTGCGCGCTGGGCGCCGACTGCCCCTATCCACTGACCGAGGTGCTGGCCATGATGCAGCGCGCCGGCGTGCGTGCGGTGGTGGCCAACAGCCGGCCGAACGACGGCACCAAGACCCTGGCCGCCGCCACCGCGGCCACGCGTGCGGCCGGCGTCGCGGTGGTGCCCTTCGTGCGCCTGTACCGCAACCGCGCCGACTACACCGGCTGGTTTGCCGACGACAGCATTGCCGCGATGGTGCAGCACGAGCTGGCGGCGGGCACACCGGCCGGGCCCTATCGCGGCCTGGGCGAGTTCCACCTCTACGACAGCCGCAATGCCGATGGCCCGATCGCGCGGCGCCTGATGCAGCTGGCCCAGGCGCGCGACCTGGTGGTGCTGGCGCACGTGGACGACGAGGCCATCGAGCGCCTGATGGCCCATGCGCCGCGGGCCCGGCTGGTGTGGGCGCACACGGGCATCGGCGGCGTGCCGGTCGAGCGGGTGCGTGCGCTGCTGCAGCGCCACCCCACGCTGATGGGCGAGCTGTCCTACCGGCCCGGCCTGACGGCCCACGATGGCCGCCTGAGCGCCGAGTGGCAGGCCCTGCTGGCTGAACACAGCGAGCGTTTTCTGGTGGGCTCGGACACCTGGGTCAATCCGCGCTGGGGCGCCTACGAGACGCTGATGGCCGAGGCTCGGCGCTGGCTGGGAAGCCTGCCGCCCGAGGCCGCACGGCGCATCGGCTGGGGCAATGGCGCGCGCCTGTTCGGCCTGCCCGATCCACCCTGA
- a CDS encoding SWIB/MDM2 domain-containing protein, with translation MATAKKAAPAKKAAPAKKAAPAAKKAAPAKKAAAPAKKAAPAKKAAAPATKAAPAKKVAAKKRTPNAAFMKALTPSAALAAVIGDKPLPRTEVTKKVWEYIKKNKLQDQVKKTMINADAKLKEIFKQAQVSMFEMTKLINSHLK, from the coding sequence ATGGCAACTGCGAAGAAGGCCGCTCCGGCCAAGAAGGCCGCCCCGGCAAAGAAGGCCGCGCCTGCTGCAAAGAAGGCAGCACCGGCGAAGAAGGCCGCCGCTCCGGCAAAGAAGGCAGCACCGGCCAAGAAGGCCGCTGCGCCGGCCACCAAGGCCGCTCCGGCCAAGAAGGTCGCCGCCAAGAAGCGCACGCCGAACGCCGCCTTCATGAAGGCCCTGACCCCCAGCGCGGCCCTGGCTGCCGTCATCGGCGACAAGCCGCTGCCGCGCACCGAGGTCACCAAGAAGGTCTGGGAATACATCAAGAAGAACAAGCTGCAGGATCAGGTCAAGAAGACCATGATCAACGCCGACGCCAAGCTGAAGGAGATCTTCAAGCAGGCCCAGGTGTCGATGTTCGAGATGACCAAGCTGATCAACTCGCACCTCAAGTGA
- a CDS encoding phage holin family protein, with amino-acid sequence MKLLVRWMLLAAALLLVAHLYPGVSVASFGAAMVAALVLGLLNTLVRPLLVLLTLPVTLVTLGLFLFVINALMFWSAAGVLAGFNVTGFGAALIGSLIYSLCGMVIDVAIERLFNRGEY; translated from the coding sequence ATGAAGCTGCTTGTGCGATGGATGTTGCTGGCTGCCGCGCTGCTCTTGGTGGCGCACCTGTACCCAGGGGTTTCGGTGGCCAGTTTCGGTGCGGCCATGGTGGCGGCGCTGGTGCTGGGGCTGTTGAACACGCTGGTGCGTCCGCTGCTGGTGCTGCTCACGCTGCCGGTCACGCTGGTCACGCTGGGCTTGTTCCTGTTCGTGATCAACGCGCTGATGTTCTGGTCGGCCGCCGGCGTGCTGGCGGGTTTCAACGTCACCGGCTTCGGCGCCGCGCTGATCGGTTCGCTGATCTACAGCCTGTGCGGCATGGTCATCGATGTGGCCATCGAGCGGCTGTTCAACCGCGGCGAGTACTGA
- a CDS encoding M48 family metalloprotease, with translation MPTPGRVGVLQRRHSPRPPRLRPLCLMLAASLALLAGGPVAAQGAPAPAPALRLPSLGESASDEFGLSAEKRVGEEIMREIRRDPDYLDDAVLLAYVQSLWQPLVKAAQARGDIGVDTATLFPYEAFLVRDRSVNAFALPGGYVGVHLGLIAMTSSPDELASVLAHELSHVTQRHIARSVTAGSRSSSLSLAAMLLGLLVAGRTGNADVAQAAIASGQAAMVQAQLNFSRDMEREADRNGFALMADAGFAPSGMAAMFDKLDQANRLNDSGGFPYLRSHPLTVDRIGEARQRVETNGSVTLPPPTLRHMLMQARARVLMDASVQALRRLQDLDRRAAETAAPWAERLAAATGAALASTQLRDFARAERAAQQLVALQAAAPADAIDATTARDLRHLAAELALARADLPAARQALLPDSADASRTSLLLRARLALADGQPAGLRSSSEALQTWLAEHRHDGSAWMLMGQTADRQGLKLRAVRAEAEAQAALGNLQGAIDRLRAGQQLARSGQAAPDFIELSVIDSRLRDLQGQRRQLMAEQQQGQRGNRPDNGEGNLHD, from the coding sequence ATGCCCACGCCGGGCCGTGTCGGCGTTCTGCAGCGGCGGCACTCGCCACGCCCGCCGCGCCTGCGGCCGCTGTGCCTGATGCTGGCGGCCAGCCTGGCCCTGCTGGCCGGCGGCCCGGTGGCGGCCCAGGGCGCACCCGCCCCGGCCCCGGCGCTGCGCCTGCCGTCGCTGGGGGAATCGGCGTCCGACGAGTTCGGCCTCAGTGCCGAAAAGCGCGTGGGCGAGGAGATCATGCGCGAGATCCGGCGCGATCCCGACTACCTGGACGACGCGGTGCTGCTGGCCTATGTGCAGTCGCTCTGGCAGCCGCTGGTGAAGGCCGCGCAGGCGCGCGGCGACATCGGCGTCGACACCGCCACGCTGTTTCCGTACGAGGCCTTCCTGGTGCGTGACCGCAGCGTCAACGCCTTTGCCCTGCCCGGGGGTTACGTCGGTGTGCACCTGGGCCTGATCGCCATGACCAGCAGCCCCGACGAGCTGGCCTCGGTGCTGGCGCACGAGCTGTCGCACGTCACGCAGCGGCACATCGCGCGCAGCGTCACCGCGGGCTCGCGCAGCAGCTCGCTGAGCCTGGCCGCCATGCTGCTGGGCCTGCTGGTTGCCGGCCGCACCGGCAATGCCGACGTGGCCCAGGCGGCCATTGCCAGCGGCCAGGCGGCCATGGTGCAGGCGCAGCTGAACTTCTCGCGCGACATGGAGCGCGAGGCCGACCGCAACGGCTTTGCGCTGATGGCCGACGCCGGCTTTGCGCCCTCGGGCATGGCCGCCATGTTCGACAAGCTCGACCAGGCCAACCGGCTGAACGACAGCGGCGGTTTCCCCTACCTGCGCAGCCACCCGCTCACGGTGGACCGCATCGGCGAGGCGCGCCAGCGTGTCGAGACCAACGGCAGCGTCACGCTGCCCCCACCCACGCTGCGGCACATGCTGATGCAGGCCCGCGCACGGGTGCTGATGGATGCCTCGGTGCAGGCCCTGCGCCGGCTGCAGGACCTGGACCGCCGCGCCGCCGAAACGGCCGCGCCCTGGGCCGAACGGCTGGCCGCGGCCACCGGCGCCGCGCTGGCCTCGACCCAGCTGCGCGACTTTGCGCGCGCTGAACGTGCTGCGCAGCAACTGGTGGCACTGCAGGCGGCGGCGCCGGCCGACGCGATCGACGCGACCACCGCGCGCGACCTGCGCCACCTGGCCGCCGAGCTGGCCCTGGCGCGCGCCGACCTGCCCGCCGCGCGCCAGGCGCTGCTGCCCGATTCAGCCGACGCCAGCCGCACCAGCCTGCTGCTGCGCGCACGCCTGGCCCTGGCCGACGGCCAGCCCGCCGGCCTGCGCAGCAGCAGCGAAGCCCTGCAGACCTGGCTGGCCGAGCATCGCCACGATGGCAGCGCCTGGATGCTGATGGGCCAGACCGCCGACCGCCAGGGCCTGAAGCTGCGCGCCGTGCGTGCCGAGGCCGAGGCCCAGGCCGCGCTCGGCAACCTGCAAGGTGCCATCGACCGCCTGCGCGCCGGCCAGCAGCTGGCGCGCAGCGGCCAGGCCGCGCCCGACTTCATCGAGCTGTCGGTGATCGATTCGCGCCTGCGCGACCTGCAGGGCCAGCGTCGCCAGCTGATGGCCGAGCAGCAACAGGGCCAGCGCGGCAACCGCCCCGACAACGGCGAGGGCAACCTGCACGACTAG
- the moaC gene encoding cyclic pyranopterin monophosphate synthase MoaC codes for MSSPLTHFDAQGQAHMVDVAAKAETHRVARAVGSIRMQADTLALVAAGTAKKGDVIGIARIAAIQAAKRTAELVPLCHPLPLTRVAVSFELDTAASAVHIAVTAETVGRTGVEMEALTAVQVGLLTIYDMCKAADRGMEMTGIRLVEKLGGKSGHWLAEPSA; via the coding sequence ATGAGCTCGCCGCTGACCCATTTCGACGCCCAGGGCCAGGCCCACATGGTGGATGTGGCGGCCAAGGCCGAGACGCACCGCGTGGCGCGCGCCGTGGGCAGCATCCGCATGCAGGCCGACACGCTGGCGCTGGTGGCCGCGGGCACGGCCAAGAAGGGCGATGTGATCGGCATCGCGCGCATCGCCGCCATCCAGGCCGCCAAGCGCACGGCCGAGCTGGTGCCGCTGTGCCATCCGCTGCCGCTCACCCGCGTGGCCGTGAGCTTCGAGCTCGACACCGCGGCCAGCGCGGTGCACATCGCCGTGACCGCCGAGACCGTGGGCCGCACCGGGGTGGAAATGGAGGCCCTGACCGCCGTGCAGGTCGGCCTGCTGACGATTTACGACATGTGCAAGGCCGCCGACCGCGGCATGGAGATGACCGGCATCCGCCTGGTCGAGAAGCTGGGCGGCAAGAGCGGGCACTGGCTGGCCGAGCCCAGCGCCTGA
- a CDS encoding PglL family O-oligosaccharyltransferase — MRSAPAPQRAHSSAALPLWLAALLAACAPTLLAYNAPPSATLLNQCVAVAAWGVWLLALAPSRRPHGSGVLLGALGLMAAAALASWLFGALPRSLSLAAIGLLGAAALMVGAGAEAARRIARVAVFEAFCVGLLVAGVASALVALLQVFAPDLTDGSLIATSGLPGRAVGNLRQPNHLCSLLLWAVVAAVALHELGRLPRAAMAGLVALLVLGVELSASRTGAVGLGVLMLWGLMDRRLSPASRWLLLATPLLYGLAYLAMGWYGELAHQALGAEARLDAGGLGDGGSRNGRSNIWRNAWALVMAHPWRGVGFGEFNFAWTLSPFAGRPTAFFDHTHNLPLQLAVELGLPLAALVLALLGWALWQGASRALQAPAEAGSAGRAALVLVLLAALHSMVEYPLWYAYFLLPTAFAWGWMLGLAEPAPASAEPGLEASPAGPWAATLGLALGLMMSFGGALAVLDYRRVVVIYAPPVGSSSLAERIAQGQRSLLFAHHADYAAATNEAPAASRELGFARGTHSLLDTRLMSAWAQHLHAQGHDTLARGVAARLREFDNPESDEFFAACAGQPQAPAFPCLAPAPAPGWHDYAAAARPARR, encoded by the coding sequence ATGCGTTCCGCCCCTGCCCCGCAACGGGCCCATAGCAGCGCTGCGCTGCCCCTCTGGCTGGCCGCCCTGCTGGCGGCCTGCGCCCCCACCCTGCTGGCCTACAACGCCCCGCCGTCGGCCACGCTGCTGAACCAATGCGTGGCGGTGGCGGCCTGGGGCGTGTGGCTGCTGGCGCTGGCGCCATCGCGGCGCCCGCACGGCAGTGGCGTGCTGCTGGGCGCGCTGGGCCTGATGGCGGCGGCGGCGCTGGCCTCGTGGCTCTTTGGCGCGCTGCCGCGCTCGCTCAGCCTGGCGGCCATCGGCCTGCTGGGCGCGGCGGCGCTGATGGTGGGCGCGGGTGCCGAGGCCGCACGGCGCATCGCCCGCGTGGCCGTCTTCGAAGCCTTCTGCGTCGGCCTGCTGGTTGCCGGTGTGGCCAGCGCCCTGGTGGCCTTGCTGCAGGTGTTTGCGCCCGACCTCACCGACGGCAGCCTGATCGCCACCAGCGGGCTGCCCGGGCGCGCCGTGGGCAATCTGCGCCAACCCAATCACCTGTGCAGCCTGCTGCTGTGGGCGGTGGTGGCGGCCGTTGCGCTGCATGAACTGGGGCGCCTGCCGCGTGCGGCAATGGCCGGCCTGGTGGCGCTGCTGGTGCTGGGCGTCGAGCTCAGCGCCTCGCGCACCGGCGCCGTGGGCCTGGGCGTGCTGATGCTCTGGGGCCTGATGGATCGGCGGCTGTCGCCTGCATCGCGCTGGCTGCTGCTGGCCACGCCGCTGCTCTACGGCCTGGCCTATCTGGCGATGGGCTGGTACGGCGAACTGGCGCATCAGGCGCTGGGCGCCGAGGCGCGGCTCGACGCCGGTGGCCTGGGCGATGGCGGCAGCCGCAATGGCCGCAGCAACATCTGGCGCAATGCCTGGGCCCTGGTGATGGCCCATCCGTGGCGCGGCGTGGGTTTTGGCGAGTTCAATTTCGCCTGGACGCTGAGCCCGTTTGCCGGCCGGCCCACGGCCTTCTTCGACCACACCCACAACCTGCCGCTGCAGCTGGCGGTGGAGCTGGGCCTGCCGCTGGCTGCGCTGGTGTTGGCGCTGCTGGGCTGGGCGCTGTGGCAGGGCGCCAGCCGCGCCCTGCAGGCACCGGCCGAGGCGGGCAGTGCGGGCCGGGCTGCGCTGGTGCTGGTGCTGCTGGCGGCCTTGCACAGCATGGTCGAGTACCCGCTGTGGTACGCCTACTTCCTGCTGCCCACGGCCTTTGCCTGGGGCTGGATGCTGGGCCTGGCCGAGCCGGCCCCGGCATCGGCCGAGCCTGGCCTGGAGGCTTCACCTGCCGGGCCCTGGGCGGCCACGCTGGGCCTCGCCCTGGGCCTGATGATGAGCTTTGGCGGCGCACTGGCGGTGCTGGACTACCGCCGCGTGGTGGTGATCTATGCCCCGCCCGTGGGCAGCAGCTCGCTGGCCGAACGCATTGCCCAGGGCCAGCGCAGCCTGCTGTTTGCCCATCACGCCGATTACGCGGCAGCCACCAACGAGGCGCCCGCTGCGTCGCGTGAGCTGGGCTTTGCGCGCGGCACCCATTCGCTGCTGGACACCCGCCTGATGAGCGCCTGGGCGCAGCACCTGCACGCCCAGGGCCACGACACCCTGGCGCGCGGCGTGGCCGCCAGGCTGCGCGAGTTCGACAACCCCGAGTCGGATGAGTTCTTCGCGGCCTGCGCGGGCCAGCCCCAGGCACCGGCCTTTCCGTGCCTGGCGCCGGCGCCGGCACCCGGCTGGCACGACTACGCGGCGGCCGCCCGCCCTGCCCGGCGCTGA